The genomic interval CAGAGATTTTTGTTGCAAGGCACGACAAAGTAAATCTGTGATCGCCATAATTTTATGCAtcaaatgcaaaataaaaataaaatcaaaagattTCATCACAATTAAGGAACCACCAGCTTCCCCACGCATCGAAGTAGATGAACCATCAATGATAATATTTTCAAGCACATTAATAGTTGCATTATACTTATCTATTAAGTCGCAAATAGAATCAAAATGGGAGCTCCAACGAGTAGTTCCTACTCGATGCAAAGTACCAATCTGATTAGCTCCTCGTCCAGTCTCGCGTTCACCAGCAACAACAGAACGTGCAATTTCATTAACTTGAGCAGATTGTAACTCGGCATTGCGTTTGGACGAAGATGTAACAAGATTAACAATAGTCgtcaaatttgaaaagaaaagccATATAGAGATCTCATTTTCAGCAGCTGCAACTAACGCTAGTTGGAGTCGATGGGCAAAACAATGTACATAATATGCATAGGGACAATCTTTAAGAAATAAAGCTTGCAACCCATTAAAAGCACCACACATGTTACTAGCACCATCATACCCTTGACCCCGAATATTGTGTATTTCTAGATTATATCTGGTGAGGACATCACATATTTCTTTCTTAAGTGTTGCAGCTGTGGTGTCATGAACATGCACAATTTGGAAAAAACGCTCCCGTAAAAAACCATGAGCATCAACAAATCTCAAAATTATAGCCATCTGTTCTTTGTTAGATATATCCTTcgcttcatctaccaaaatacaaAACTTAGAATCTCCAATTTCAGCACGAATTTTGTTTCTGACTCTATTACCAATAATATGCAAGATTTCTTTTTGAACTTCTGGTGAGGTATATTTTGCATTTCCCGGTGCTTTCTCTAAGATTACATCGCCAATACTAGCATTCCATTTTCCCAAAAGTTTTAGCATCTCAATGAAATTACCACAATTTTGAGAAGCTGAAGATTCATCATAACCTCTTAATCCACATGCTTGCAAACTAAGCCAACGGACACTCTCAATTGTTGCCGCAAGTCTTAATCGATTCTTTTGAATCTGTTCAGAAAATTCTCGATTCATAACTTTATCTATATGCTGAGTTACATTCATCACATCAACAACTGATTTTGCAGATTTATTATGCACTGAGTTATAACTTCCCATATGCGACAAAAAGGCACACTTGGCTCCATCATTAACGCGTTTCCAACTTTTAAACCCTTCTATTGTAAATGCAGATTGTTGTGCTTCACTTAATTCAAAAAGATAGCATGGAAAACAAAATGCTGCATCCTTTGAAGGAGAGTACTCTAACCATGGAAATTTTTTAAACCATGTATATTGAAATCGACGATGTTGCTTTCCTGATTCAGACCGTGGGTACTCCTGCAATTTGGGTTGATATGACCCCATTTTGATATAAGCTCGTCTAATTTCATCACGATGATTAACAGGATGTCTCCACATGAGAATACGCAATCCAGGATCTCGTTCAAGTGAAGTTTCATCAAACTCAACTCTTTGAGATTTAGAAGGAGGTTCGAACTCTTCGTTAGAAATGGATGTATTAGTCTCAGTCCTCTTGGATGATGAAGGATTATCAATTCTTGGCTTAAAGAATGATAGAATATTATTTCCCCCTTTTCTCTCTTGATTTGACATTAAAATAACCTAGGACAAACACATTTTGACATGATAAaatcttataaattttaaataatgatTTCTAACATAATTCTCACTTTCTCTTAAATAGATTCAATATCAACTGCAATAGCTAAAAATTCaacattatttaaaataaaaaaataattaagaaaccAACTGGTTTAATTCTATATAAGAAAAAGATTAATACAAAGAAATAGAAATATGTTGTCCCTTTCTTAAGCGTAAccacatattaaaattaaaattaaagcttGGCCATATATCTAGTAAAAGaatctttaattaatttcaacattGTATTAAAAACTTTGATTAAGCatttaatcatgcatatttatgcaTTTCATTACTAGTATTTCTTGTCATAGcagataataaataattaatagaaTAAAAGTTAAAAAGTGAAACTAAGCAAACAAATAAAAGCAAACCATTTTGTGTTTATTGTAacatttcaaattaattatttgattCGGTTAAACATTTAACTGTGATGGATTTAGAAATGTATTTTAATCTTATAATTAGGTTATTGATTAGGCATGCATTTCAATTAGCagtgataaaaaaaaactaaggaatTGGGATCAGCtatcaaagtaaaataaaaaatattttaattgaaGATTAAAACATAGATAATAATTATTTGTACTTACAGAAATTGTAGAGCAGTAGTAATCACGAAGCAACAGCGGAAGAGAAATGAGTCGGCGGTAAGAAACGCACaaggaggaaaaaaaatagacGAAGAGTAAAAGGGAATTAGGGATATTAAttacaatttatttttttaagtttccttttaaattaattaaaaaataaaatgtaaataAACTTTTTTAAGTTtcgttttaaatttgttaaaaaaataaaatgttatGGTAATAAATTGGGCGGACAAAACAAGATTTGCAATCTTGTTTTGTCCGCCGCCCAATAATCAAGGCAAATCTTGTTTTGTCCGCCGCCCAATAATCAAAGAATTAGGTTAGATATTAAACAGGACATGGACTGGGCTGAGTTGGACATGGGCTACCGGGCTAAAAATTCAATGATACacaaaataagagaaaaataaaacttaaattatatatatatatataattagataATAAATTGGGACCCGGGCTACAGCCCGGGTCCCTTACTATGTGCCTCCGCCCTTGCTTGgacctactttttttttttagacGTCCATCTTTGTCATCGTATGCCCTACATTTAAAAGAAACATCACACTTATTATTGGTTGGAAAAGCAAAGTAGGAGATATCACATTACCTGCGCTGCATAATAGATGATAAACACAACTCAGCTGAGCCCTGGTTTTATGAGATCAACTATCACGTAAGAGTTTTTCTATTGTTctttagaaaaaaaaagggaaaagaaaaggaCAAAGCGAATCTTAAAAGGACCATCAGGAACACACTAGCAGAAATTTGTATCTAAGTTGGTTCACCTCAGAGTTAAACTTAAATGCAGAGTGGATCCTCTTGTAATCCTTTTGGATGGTCAGGCGGCACTAGATACAGAGTAAATCATGAAATCTTCCTCAAGTGATGTTTTGATAAGGTgtttttgaaaacacaaactggaAAACGATAGACTGAAACGAAAGAACGAAAAGCATATAAAGGTATATATTACATATATATGCTCGTCACAGTTTTCTTGAAACATAGTCTACACTTGAGTTGCTGGTTCGCCATCTTGGTGAAGCTAGCTTCAGATTATCTTTACAAGGGGACAACATAAGTTACATAACTGGAACAATTGGTCCCAGTCCAAAGGTAGAGTGCTCCACAAATTCATGAAATGAAGGCCTTCACGAGTTCGTTGAAGTTGCAAACCTCACCTGTCCTCGGACAGGTTATTTTGCCGTCGTTTTGTTGGGCCATTTCTTCAAGAGCCTTCATCAGGATCAAGTGACCATAAGATCAATTTTAACATATTAAAAGCTGAGGCAATCATGGTAATCACCAGAGAAATCCATACCTTAGTACTGTACACATGGCCGTTTGGTAAAACCAGCGGTGGATTTTCATGATCCATCAACTTCTTCGAAATGTAGCAAACTAATTTTGAATGGTGAAATTTCGAGAACGGTAATGGTTCTGCCAATTTGCGGAAGCCTTCTTGGGATAATGGATCTTCTTTGCTGCAAGCCTCTTTGTAACAAAGTCTTAGCAAGGTTAAGAGAGAAACGAGAATCAATAAGCAATAGCCAGCcaagaataaaaataataaagcCATATCAAATAGCCGCAGAGAGCATACAGGTTGATGGATATGGAAACGAGAGAACGACAAATTACAAGGGGATTGAAATTCATCATGCAATGAACCAAGGATACGGCGTCTTAAGGGCTGTCAAGCCGGCTTGGAGATATATATTCAACAGAGGTTCATTAGTCATGCCAAATAATCTACAGAATTCCTGCTTGAACTGCTCCACCAGATAGTCCCATTGTGTGGGCTCGAATAAGACCTAGATAAGATAAATATCAAGTATAGGAAACTGTTAAAAATACACAAGTGACTAGAGGGCATGTGCACAATTAATCAAGCTTAAAATGTAAAATGGTATTAGAGCATAAGTTCCCATTCAATACTTTGTGATCGCAAAACCTATAATATAACCATTGATTCCCATAGTAATTATCCAAATCTAACCAGTGGTTCCTACTTTTGAACATTACCATCTCCTAAAAGGAATTCCATGGTCAACTTCAAAATCAGATAGTGTAACTAAAGAACCAtgcctttttttcttttatcaattTCATAATCAGATGTTGTAACTAAAGAACTTCAAAATGTGGTGACATGTACCTTCAAGTTCTCTAAAGCAAGTTAATGTGATTTCAATTTAATAGCTCACATGTAAAACACTAAACAACAACAAGCCATGAGTCTCCCACTGATTGGAGCCGGGTAAATGGGTTCAACTCCAAGAAGCTGACATGCAAGAAAAAAGATGAGCCACAGCTTGATATCTCCCTTTCATGGACAAAGTAATCGTGAAAAAACTATCATTTGCTAGAGCAAAATGTGATGATAAAATCAACTCCTAAACTATAGCAATCTCAAGGAACCATGACAAAAAATAGTCTTAGGAAAAAAACGAAAAAGAAATAGACTAACTAGGACAAAATGGGCATAAAAATACTTGTGAAAAATAAACTAGTGGCTGAGTAAAGGAAGCATAAGTAAGATTTTTAGCTTTTCTAAAGAATGTCTTTATGCAGACCGGAGAGCTTTTGGCTTACCTTATACACTGAACATTCAGTATTGTGCCTAAAAGCCAATGTTGTCACAACACGCTGCATTTCCTTCATATTTGTAGCTGCCCAGGGTGCAAGATATCTTCGGGCATAGAAAATAGCTTTCATATGCTCATTAGCCCTCACTAGTTCTATAAACTCCTGAAGCCTCAATTGAAACTCAAGCTTACTCTGCAATTCAGATTGACCAGAGATATAAGTGGCTCAAAAAAATTTGGCATTATTCACAGAAGAAAAGGGAAATGGAACTTGCCACTTTTGTCATAAGATTATAGTGTAACGAACAACTTGAAGGTGAAGGATAGAGTGTCAATCTTCACTGAGTTCacaatgttaattttaaaattggaTAAATCATGATATTATGTAATTAAATTAGGTATTCCATGAAGCACAATAAAAGGCTAGAAAAGTCAAAAAATGAACAGCTACATCATTCTTTTCCTTTTCAGATCaatcatttttttattaagtATCGAACAAAAGGATATATTTGAACGAACTTAAAGCCGACAATCATAAGCACACCAGCCTACATAATTCTGATAGGTGACAATTCTGAAGACGTTTTAAGAACTATACGAAGATTCATCCCAGATAAAAGAGTTTCTTCTTATCACAAATAACATGAGAATATAAATGCATTGAATCATGTTGAAAGTAATGCTCAGAAGAGTCATACTTCATTCATTTCAAGAAAACAGCATATGAGAAAACCTCAATCTTATCGCTAGAAGAGTAACCATCTTGTTTAGTACTAAGATTGTATTGTAAAGGTGTTTAAGTATCTTACTTGAAGATGAATAAATTTTGCTGACACAAGTAATTTATCAATTGTAAGATAGTTGTCTAACCAAAGAGTTGCAAAAACACCTGAGATGATTTAAAAATATTCAGAAATCAACTAGTGAAAATCAAGAATAAGTCTTTCAGTCTGCggcagaaaagaaaaagaagaatacctTTGACTTCTTCAGCCTGGCTTTGTTCTCTGCACACCATATTAAAGCAGGAACTACATCCTTGTTCCGGAGAGATTCAATAACTCTCTTTGCCTCAATAAAGACATCAAGATCCACAAGTTCCTGCCACAAACAACTTGCTGGATCAGCCATAATAAAAAATGAAGCATTTATGAAGTGGTGTTGTGAGTTAAGTAAGAAACATTAGACAAAATCTCCTAGGGAAAGTCAATATTTAGGCATGCAGTCTTTGTCAACTATGATGGAAAAAATTATAAGGCATCCAAAAAACAAGCAACATACTTGCtcttttcattttccttatactttgCTGTCAGGCTATATGTCcaaaattaaggacaaattttaatgataagcatgacaatctcaatgataaatgtagttacaaAAGTTAATATAGTTGGGCATCtttaacaatatatatatatatatatatatatttttacctCAAGTGAATCAAAAGAGTTCTGTATATTGAACAACAAAAGGGCAATTCCATGCACGAGGTTCCCAGAGAAGGTGTCCTCTGATTGATTTTGTTCTCATGCCTAGAAGAACCCACAGTCCATGACCCTTCCATAGAACTTGTTCAACCAATGACAGAGCAAGTGTAAAGTTTCATTTTCTTCAGACCACACAAACCTATACTGAGTTTATACAAAGCACGTGAAAATCACAATAAACTTGGATTATTGATGCAATTTGAGACCAAAGGGCTGAAAGAGAAACTGAGAGACAAGTTTCTTCCACCAAAAATAATGAAAAGGTCGGATACAAGGTGTGGTTGAAGAAAGAAGAGCATAGTAAAAGAAAAATGCTATGGAGAAGGCATTTACTATTTGTCAGGCTAAGCTCCTTGAGATTTAAGGCACCATTTTATAAACCACAGATTCACTTTGAAACATGATATAACTGCTTAGCATCCCTATAAAGTCTAGAAAATAAGACTAATGAAAGTAGATCTTTTAACCAAACGATTAAAACTATCATTTGCTAGTATGCACTGGTTCGAACGTTGCACATTAGTCTTACTAAAAATAGCAGTCTTACTTCAGCGGAACCTCCAGGGATACTGTGATCTTGAGAGACAGCTTAATTAAGATGATAAATCTAAGACCTCTTGTTTAATTAGGCCtggaaatatttcaaaatagaaataCACTAGTTAACTATTAAGTTTAGGGCTCAAGTATATATTCTCCTCTTACTTGGAGAAATTTATGATAGCTTCTTCGGCattaccaataatctctccctaaCAAAGAAGCATCGAAGCCTGAGCCAGAAACGGATATAACACATATGGTAGGAGAGGGAAGCATCTTCGCTTCTACCATTTCTATGTTTATGATAGATGAATGATCCAACGGTTAAGGCGATCGAATATTTATCAATAACAGTTTGGTTTGAGCTAAACGGGTCCGCGCTGACTTAGTACCTGAATGTTTCCCGTCTCTGCAAGCTTCTGAGCAGAATCATAGTAAGACATTCTCAGCAAATAATCAACTAGTATCCGATTCAACCTGGCATCCTTCCAATCATCCAATTTATCTGCATCTGCAACCGAACGTAGATGCTCCAACCGAGCACGGCATCTTTGCACCTGCAGATTCTCTAGCTTACCTCCCTCTTCCAGCTGCAGTAGATACATAAAAGAAAAAACGCATGGCCCAACAGAGATATCTGAGCACCAAACAAAGCTATCGCCAAGGAAACGGTACCTTGCGCTTTAGGCCCTGGAGGCGGGTGACGAGGGAGCTGAGTTGTTTAAGAGTTTCATCAACAGAGCTGGAATCCAATGAGTCAGCCGCCTCAGCGACACTGCTGAGGACGGCGGTGAACTCCCTCTCGGCGAGGCGGTAGTCGAAGCGGATCGTCTTCTTGAGATGCTCCAGGGGAACCCTAACGAGCTGGTGCTCCAATTTGAGGGACTCGGCGAGCTGCGCGAGCCGGGCGGTGGAAGTAGGCGCCGCTTGAGCCGCGGGGGCAGCAGCGGGGGAGGCGTCGCCGTTTGGGGCGGAGTCAATCGCCATGTCCATCGCCGGCGACGAGAGGAAGTCGGGAAGGCTGTTGGCAGTGGAGACAGAAGAGAGAGAAGGGGAGGGAGGGGGCGATGGCTCAATGGCGGCGGAGACGGGAATTCGCCACTGCCATTGATGAGGGAAAACAGAGTTTGACCCGTTTGGTGAGCGAAACCAGCGTTCGATCCATCGCCCTCGCCACTTCTCACTAAaagtaattatatatttagaaattttagatatttattatctaaatttagtttataaaatataaaataaactttaatattttaaaaattagttttaaaaataagtaactacatatatatttttaaaatatattaaattcttGCTTAGCCTCAATCCAGTTGTTAAAGGAAATACGTCGGCAAAAGAGAGAAAAAGtgctctttttcttcataattaattaaaaagcgTTTTCTTCTCCTTTTGTGAATTAGACAGTAAAAAGGAAGAACGAGGCCCAAGTCCGTACCTACCAAGGACGCCTCCGCTCCTCCCCCTTCCTTGCTCAGTCTTCCCCAATCTCTCGTCTTGGATCTCGTCTCTTGGCAAGTGAGTTCTTCTATCAGCGGAAAAAAAAAACGATTTTGCAGTACGTTTGTCCATTCCGCGGTGCATCCAAGCGGCATTAGTAACAAAAATTTCTCCTTTTGCATTAGAAATTGGAGAAGCTTTCTGGAGAAGTAGCTCATTGAGTTGTGCTGCTAACCCTTCTTCAGGGAAATTACTGGTGAGTTTCTCGGAAATCTGata from Zingiber officinale cultivar Zhangliang chromosome 6B, Zo_v1.1, whole genome shotgun sequence carries:
- the LOC121991222 gene encoding zinc finger MYM-type protein 1-like produces the protein MSNQERKGGNNILSFFKPRIDNPSSSKRTETNTSISNEEFEPPSKSQRVEFDETSLERDPGLRILMWRHPVNHRDEIRRAYIKMGSYQPKLQEYPRSESGKQHRRFQYTWFKKFPWLEYSPSKDAAFCFPCYLFELSEAQQSAFTIEGFKSWKRVNDGAKCAFLSHMGSYNSVHNKSAKSVVDVMNVTQHIDKVMNREFSEQIQKNRLRLAATIESVRWLSLQACGLRGYDESSASQNCGNFIEMLKLLGKWNASIGDVILEKAPGNAKYTSPEVQKEILHIIGNRVRNKIRAEIGDSKFCILVDEAKDISNKEQMAIILRFVDAHGFLRERFFQIVHVHDTTAATLKKEICDVLTRYNLEIHNIRGQGYDGASNMCGAFNGLQALFLKDCPYAYYVHCFAHRLQLALVAAAENEISIWLFFSNLTTIVNLVTSSSKRNAELQSAQVNEIARSVVAGERETGRGANQIGTLHRVGTTRWSSHFDSICDLIDKYNATINVLENIIIDGSSTSMRGEAGGSLIVMKSFDFIFILHLMHKIMAITDLLCRALQQKSLDIVNAMDLVSTTKALLLTLRNDGFDILLSYQKDAITVEHHFHYDIFNAAIDFQLEELNSRFSDETVELLMLSSALDPKDNFNRFNIDNICNLAEKYYPEDFTEQEIHNLRCQLQHYELDVDSTYKYFEIVTVDAVHSIIIRNDPRINSRVINLLL
- the LOC121993048 gene encoding protein MAEA homolog isoform X2, yielding MDMAIDSAPNGDASPAAAPAAQAAPTSTARLAQLAESLKLEHQLVRVPLEHLKKTIRFDYRLAEREFTAVLSSVAEAADSLDSSSVDETLKQLSSLVTRLQGLKRKVQRCRARLEHLRSVADADKLDDWKDARLNRILVDYLLRMSYYDSAQKLAETGNIQELVDLDVFIEAKRVIESLRNKDVVPALIWCAENKARLKKSKSKLEFQLRLQEFIELVRANEHMKAIFYARRYLAPWAATNMKEMQRVVTTLAFRHNTECSVYKVLFEPTQWDYLVEQFKQEFCRLFGMTNEPLLNIYLQAGLTALKTPLCYKEACSKEDPLSQEGFRKLAEPLPFSKFHHSKLVCYISKKLMDHENPPLVLPNGHVYSTKALEEMAQQNDGKITCPRTGEVCNFNELVKAFIS
- the LOC121993048 gene encoding protein MAEA homolog isoform X1, which produces MDMAIDSAPNGDASPAAAPAAQAAPTSTARLAQLAESLKLEHQLVRVPLEHLKKTIRFDYRLAEREFTAVLSSVAEAADSLDSSSVDETLKQLSSLVTRLQGLKRKLEEGGKLENLQVQRCRARLEHLRSVADADKLDDWKDARLNRILVDYLLRMSYYDSAQKLAETGNIQELVDLDVFIEAKRVIESLRNKDVVPALIWCAENKARLKKSKSKLEFQLRLQEFIELVRANEHMKAIFYARRYLAPWAATNMKEMQRVVTTLAFRHNTECSVYKVLFEPTQWDYLVEQFKQEFCRLFGMTNEPLLNIYLQAGLTALKTPLCYKEACSKEDPLSQEGFRKLAEPLPFSKFHHSKLVCYISKKLMDHENPPLVLPNGHVYSTKALEEMAQQNDGKITCPRTGEVCNFNELVKAFIS